A genomic window from Rhodococcus sp. KBS0724 includes:
- a CDS encoding DAK2 domain-containing protein — protein MGDVQHHGADATADGLLLRRWARRSVDCLEERRGEINSLNVFPIPDSDTGTNLLFTMRAALDSAEALDGDVTSATRTANALARGAVAGARGNSGVILSQVIRGIAETVRGERINGRDLAEALQTGTELASRAVTDLVEGTIVTVLRASGEAAAQCVGVDLQSVALAAADAAAHALVKTPQQLDVLASAGVVDAGGLGLLVILDALVESVSGRSPDRAELGAGRSHGLIAEVSRRDHDWDRKSGPLECGDDSAQDFEVMYLVDESDDDLMAALRTRLAVLGDSIVIVSDGFGGWSVHVHCCDAGAAVEAGLEAGRVHGIRISSFLVDERDQLVARQEMKFQGHDARGVLAVVAGDGAAALFESEGASVLRCDDAPVTRAQLLGHIRTMDRTEVLVLPNGALSAQELVAVSAAARDPLHQVLLLSTSSMVQGLAALAVHDGSRNVADDGFTMSESAAATRWGSLRIAVERSLTFVGTCDPGDAIGLMGHEVVVIGPDVEASAARLIDLALGSGGELVTLLMGADAADGLAEQMEAHVISTYPGVDVMIYQGGQPGDLFQLGVE, from the coding sequence GTGGGGGATGTGCAACACCACGGAGCGGACGCTACCGCCGACGGTCTCCTGCTGCGCCGGTGGGCGCGACGCTCGGTCGATTGCCTCGAGGAGCGGCGCGGAGAGATCAACAGCCTCAACGTCTTTCCCATCCCTGATTCCGACACCGGCACAAATCTGCTGTTCACGATGCGTGCCGCGCTCGATTCGGCGGAGGCTCTGGATGGCGACGTCACCAGCGCTACCCGCACTGCCAATGCGCTGGCGCGGGGCGCGGTGGCGGGAGCCCGCGGCAACTCCGGCGTCATCCTGTCCCAGGTGATTCGTGGGATCGCGGAGACGGTGCGCGGTGAGCGGATCAACGGGCGCGATCTCGCGGAAGCACTGCAGACGGGTACCGAGCTTGCGTCGCGTGCGGTGACGGACCTGGTCGAAGGCACCATCGTGACCGTTCTCCGGGCGTCGGGTGAAGCGGCCGCGCAGTGCGTCGGCGTGGATCTCCAGTCCGTTGCACTCGCCGCGGCAGACGCGGCGGCGCACGCCCTGGTCAAAACCCCACAGCAGCTCGACGTGCTTGCGTCGGCTGGTGTTGTGGATGCCGGTGGACTTGGCTTGCTGGTGATTTTGGACGCTTTGGTCGAGTCGGTGTCCGGGCGTTCACCGGATCGGGCGGAACTGGGCGCCGGCCGCAGTCACGGTCTGATCGCGGAGGTCAGCAGACGTGACCATGACTGGGACCGGAAATCGGGTCCGCTCGAGTGTGGCGACGATTCGGCGCAGGACTTCGAGGTGATGTACCTCGTTGACGAATCCGATGACGATCTGATGGCGGCCCTGCGCACCCGATTGGCGGTGCTCGGCGACTCGATTGTGATCGTCAGTGACGGATTCGGTGGTTGGTCGGTTCACGTGCATTGCTGTGATGCGGGCGCTGCGGTCGAGGCAGGCCTCGAAGCCGGCCGGGTGCACGGAATTCGGATCAGCAGTTTCCTCGTCGACGAACGTGATCAGTTGGTTGCCCGTCAGGAGATGAAGTTCCAGGGCCACGATGCGCGTGGTGTGCTCGCCGTTGTGGCCGGCGACGGCGCCGCGGCGCTGTTCGAGAGTGAAGGTGCCTCGGTGCTGCGATGCGACGACGCACCGGTGACCCGCGCGCAACTCCTGGGCCATATCCGCACCATGGATCGCACCGAAGTGCTGGTGCTGCCCAACGGCGCGCTGAGCGCTCAGGAACTGGTTGCGGTCAGTGCGGCGGCCCGAGATCCGCTGCACCAGGTGCTTCTGCTCTCGACATCCTCGATGGTCCAGGGGTTGGCGGCACTGGCGGTCCACGACGGCAGTCGCAACGTCGCCGACGACGGATTCACCATGTCGGAGTCGGCAGCGGCTACTCGGTGGGGTTCCTTGCGGATCGCCGTCGAACGTTCTCTGACGTTTGTCGGAACCTGCGACCCGGGCGATGCGATCGGACTGATGGGGCACGAGGTGGTGGTCATCGGACCGGACGTCGAGGCGTCCGCAGCGCGGTTGATCGATCTTGCGCTGGGATCGGGTGGCGAATTGGTCACACTGCTCATGGGCGCCGACGCCGCCGACGGCTTGGCCGAGCAGATGGAAGCGCATGTCATCAGCACCTACCCAGGCGTCGACGTGATGATTTATCAGGGCGGTCAGCCGGGGGATCTGTTTCAGCTGGGCGTGGAGTGA
- a CDS encoding enoyl-CoA hydratase-related protein has protein sequence MTSIDDLSKVTLDEGVLRITISTAANGTSLDDEGMVQGALALEQFGNDVGSILLVGEGGNFCAGGNVRAFASAPDRGEYVGEVARVFHVFVRALDAASAPVVAGVHGWAAGAGMSLVCLADIAIGGTSTKLRPAYPSIGFTPDGGMSWTLPRIVGAARAREILLNDSVLGGDEAVRLGILTRLVGDDEVQEEAARLARSLAHGPTSSYAGIKELLRSSRTNTLAEQLDAEGASIAIAANSPTGREGVDAFVEKRRPDFVAAKQA, from the coding sequence GTGACTTCCATCGATGACCTCAGCAAAGTAACGCTCGACGAGGGCGTACTCCGCATCACCATTTCCACCGCCGCCAACGGCACCTCCCTCGACGACGAAGGGATGGTCCAGGGCGCGCTGGCACTGGAGCAGTTCGGCAACGACGTCGGCAGCATCCTCCTCGTCGGCGAGGGCGGAAACTTCTGCGCGGGCGGAAATGTCCGCGCTTTTGCGTCGGCTCCGGATCGCGGCGAGTACGTCGGGGAAGTTGCCCGGGTATTCCATGTCTTCGTGCGCGCCCTCGACGCGGCCTCTGCCCCTGTTGTTGCCGGAGTGCACGGATGGGCTGCGGGCGCAGGCATGAGCCTGGTGTGCCTCGCGGATATTGCGATCGGTGGCACCAGCACCAAACTTCGCCCGGCGTACCCCTCCATCGGATTCACTCCCGACGGAGGAATGTCCTGGACGCTCCCCCGTATTGTCGGCGCAGCTCGCGCTCGTGAAATCCTGCTCAACGATTCGGTACTCGGCGGCGACGAAGCCGTTCGCCTCGGCATCCTGACACGTCTCGTCGGTGACGACGAGGTTCAGGAAGAAGCCGCTCGGCTCGCACGCAGCCTCGCCCACGGCCCGACGTCGTCGTACGCCGGCATCAAGGAACTGTTGCGCTCGTCACGAACCAACACGCTCGCCGAGCAACTCGACGCCGAAGGAGCGTCCATCGCGATTGCCGCCAACAGTCCGACCGGCCGCGAGGGCGTCGATGCGTTTGTCGAGAAGCGTCGCCCCGATTTTGTAGCTGCCAAGCAGGCTTGA
- a CDS encoding uracil-DNA glycosylase, with product MDTHIESGWATALEPVSEQIALMQRFLDNETAAGREYLPARENVLRAFTNPFEDVKVLIVGQDPYPTPGHAVGLSFSVAPDVRPVPRSLVNIYKEYHQDLGLPIPDDGDLTPWSNQGVLLLNRVLTVAPGAAASHRKKGWEPVTEQAIRALVARPAPMVAILWGRDAATLAPLLGDTPIIESAHPSPLSASRGFFGSRPFSRANQLLTEMGATPVDWNLGSTASVTEPLW from the coding sequence ATGGACACCCACATCGAATCCGGCTGGGCCACGGCGCTGGAACCGGTTTCCGAGCAGATCGCCCTGATGCAGAGGTTCCTCGACAACGAGACTGCAGCAGGCCGTGAATATCTGCCCGCTCGCGAGAATGTGCTGCGCGCGTTCACGAATCCGTTCGAGGACGTCAAAGTCCTTATCGTCGGACAAGATCCGTATCCGACACCAGGTCATGCGGTGGGCCTGAGCTTTTCGGTTGCCCCGGATGTTCGACCCGTTCCGCGCAGTCTGGTCAACATCTACAAGGAATACCACCAGGATCTGGGACTGCCGATTCCCGACGACGGGGATCTGACACCGTGGTCGAATCAGGGTGTGTTGCTGCTCAATCGTGTGCTGACCGTAGCGCCGGGGGCGGCGGCGTCACATCGGAAAAAGGGATGGGAACCGGTAACCGAACAGGCAATTCGCGCTCTGGTGGCCAGGCCCGCTCCGATGGTTGCCATCCTGTGGGGCCGCGACGCCGCAACGCTGGCGCCGCTACTGGGAGATACCCCCATTATCGAATCTGCGCACCCGTCACCACTTTCGGCGTCGCGTGGGTTTTTCGGTTCGCGCCCGTTCAGTCGGGCAAACCAACTGCTGACGGAGATGGGGGCCACCCCGGTCGACTGGAATCTGGGATCAACCGCGAGCGTGACCGAACCACTCTGGTGA
- a CDS encoding gamma carbonic anhydrase family protein, with amino-acid sequence MAVYALGDKVPDIHPDAYVHPDAVVIGNVSLAAGTSIWPQAVLRGDYGTISVGVGSNIQDGTVIHCTVTEPTIIGAGCVVGHNAHIEGSTIEEGCLIASGSIVLNGSVIGAGSIVGAGAVIARGFVVPPRSMALGVPAKIREGYEVPLGHLEANVANYSANAAHYRDALRRLD; translated from the coding sequence ATGGCTGTTTATGCACTAGGAGACAAGGTTCCGGACATTCATCCGGACGCGTACGTACATCCCGACGCAGTGGTGATCGGTAACGTGAGCCTCGCTGCGGGAACATCGATCTGGCCGCAGGCCGTACTGCGCGGCGACTACGGAACCATCTCGGTGGGTGTCGGATCGAACATTCAGGACGGCACCGTGATTCATTGCACGGTTACCGAACCCACGATCATCGGCGCGGGATGTGTTGTGGGCCATAACGCGCACATCGAGGGGTCCACGATCGAGGAAGGGTGCCTGATCGCGTCCGGGTCGATCGTGCTCAACGGTTCGGTGATCGGTGCGGGGTCGATCGTGGGTGCCGGCGCCGTGATCGCCCGCGGTTTTGTCGTACCACCGCGCAGTATGGCTTTGGGAGTGCCCGCCAAGATTCGCGAAGGCTACGAAGTTCCGCTCGGTCATCTCGAAGCGAATGTCGCGAACTACTCTGCCAACGCCGCGCACTACCGCGACGCTCTGCGCAGGCTCGACTGA
- the rpmB gene encoding 50S ribosomal protein L28 codes for MAAVCDVCAKGPGFGKSVSHSHRRTNRRWNPNIQSVRTEVAPGNTRKVNVCTSCLKAGKVARG; via the coding sequence ATGGCTGCCGTCTGCGACGTATGCGCCAAGGGGCCCGGCTTCGGTAAGTCGGTCTCGCACTCGCACCGGCGTACCAATCGTCGCTGGAACCCGAACATTCAGTCTGTTCGTACCGAGGTTGCCCCGGGTAACACCCGTAAGGTCAACGTGTGCACCTCCTGCCTGAAGGCAGGCAAGGTCGCTCGGGGCTGA
- the recG gene encoding ATP-dependent DNA helicase RecG, with protein MATLADTLDRLLGKKTADALAEAFEIHTVEDLLRHYPHRYASAGKELADKEPPEGEHITIIARVASANIVNMKSRTGQMLKVSLTTDTQTVDVTFFNPYKVKHAIKPGVRAMFSGTVKYFRNKWSLTHPSYLILPEPRAGEEDSVIPLKAVKGAGDLAGLARASSGPGAELDYSIFEREFIPLYPATREVESWTIMRCVRQVLDQLDPIPEPLPAETLAEHHFVGLDEALRTVHLPDTKDDIERSRERLRFDEALSLQLVLAMRRHDNSERVAPACLPVAGGIAEQFEEMLPFTLTEGQQAVAAEIAADLSQTHPMSRLLQGEVGSGKTIVALRAMLQAVDAGYQCALLAPTEVLANQHARSLRAMMGPLATGGELGSAEHSTRIALLTGSLPVAAKRAALLDAVTGAAGIVIGTHALIQDSVEFFNLGMVVVDEQHRFGVEQRDHLRSRARDGLSPHLLVMTATPIPRTIAMTVLGDLEVSTLRELPRGRSPIKSSVVPAKQKPAWVDRAWARIREDVADGRQAYVVCSRIGDGEPAAGEDQFTEEKQPETKSAVDVFEELSSGPLSDLRVGLLHGRLPSDEKDVVMSAFNVGDIDVLVCTTVVEVGVDVPNATVMVIVDAERFGVSQLHQLRGRVGRGKHQGLCILVTGSSPGGPAYERLSAVAATNDGFELAQLDLATRREGDILGAAQSGTTSNLRLLSLIAHGDILESARDFATGIVERDPTLAQHPALASMVSAALDSDRIEYLEKS; from the coding sequence ATGGCAACGCTCGCCGACACCTTGGATCGGCTACTGGGAAAGAAGACCGCGGACGCGCTGGCCGAGGCCTTCGAGATCCACACGGTCGAGGATCTGCTGCGCCACTACCCGCACCGGTACGCGTCGGCCGGTAAGGAACTTGCCGACAAGGAGCCGCCGGAAGGCGAGCACATCACGATCATCGCTCGGGTGGCGTCCGCGAACATCGTGAACATGAAGTCCCGGACGGGCCAGATGCTCAAGGTCTCGCTCACGACGGACACACAGACGGTCGACGTCACCTTCTTCAACCCGTACAAGGTGAAGCACGCCATCAAGCCCGGCGTACGGGCGATGTTCTCCGGCACGGTCAAGTACTTCCGGAACAAGTGGAGTCTGACGCACCCCAGTTATCTGATCCTGCCGGAACCTCGTGCAGGGGAAGAAGATTCGGTGATTCCCCTGAAGGCAGTCAAGGGTGCCGGTGATCTCGCGGGGCTGGCGCGTGCCAGTTCGGGGCCGGGCGCCGAACTCGACTACTCGATTTTCGAGCGTGAATTCATCCCGCTGTATCCGGCCACGCGCGAGGTGGAGAGCTGGACGATCATGCGGTGCGTCCGACAAGTTCTCGACCAACTTGATCCGATTCCCGAACCACTCCCGGCCGAGACTCTGGCCGAACATCATTTTGTCGGGTTGGACGAGGCCCTGAGAACGGTGCACCTGCCCGACACCAAGGACGACATCGAACGTTCCCGCGAGCGATTGCGGTTCGACGAGGCGCTGTCGTTGCAATTGGTTCTGGCGATGCGGCGTCACGACAATTCCGAGCGGGTGGCACCGGCGTGCCTGCCTGTCGCGGGCGGCATCGCCGAGCAGTTCGAGGAAATGTTGCCGTTCACCCTGACGGAAGGGCAGCAAGCCGTCGCCGCGGAGATCGCGGCCGATCTCTCGCAGACCCACCCCATGAGCAGACTCCTGCAAGGTGAGGTCGGCTCGGGTAAGACCATCGTGGCGCTGCGGGCGATGCTCCAAGCGGTTGACGCGGGATACCAATGCGCACTGCTCGCGCCCACCGAGGTACTGGCCAATCAGCATGCCAGGTCACTGCGCGCGATGATGGGCCCGCTCGCAACCGGGGGAGAGCTGGGTTCGGCCGAGCACTCCACTCGGATCGCCCTGCTCACCGGTTCACTCCCCGTCGCTGCGAAGCGTGCCGCACTTCTCGACGCGGTGACCGGTGCTGCGGGAATTGTCATCGGAACTCACGCTCTCATCCAGGACAGTGTCGAGTTCTTCAACCTCGGCATGGTTGTAGTGGACGAGCAGCACAGGTTCGGAGTGGAGCAACGAGATCACCTACGCTCGCGAGCCCGCGACGGCCTGAGCCCCCACCTGCTGGTCATGACGGCTACTCCGATTCCGCGCACGATCGCGATGACGGTGCTCGGCGATCTGGAAGTGTCCACGTTGCGCGAATTGCCTCGTGGGCGTAGCCCGATCAAGAGCAGCGTCGTGCCGGCCAAGCAGAAACCCGCGTGGGTGGATCGGGCGTGGGCCAGGATTCGCGAGGACGTCGCAGACGGGCGTCAGGCCTACGTCGTGTGTTCTCGTATCGGTGACGGCGAACCTGCTGCGGGCGAGGATCAGTTCACCGAGGAGAAGCAGCCCGAAACGAAGTCGGCCGTCGACGTTTTCGAGGAGTTGTCCAGCGGCCCGCTTTCCGATCTGCGCGTCGGTCTCCTGCACGGCCGCCTGCCCTCTGACGAGAAAGACGTTGTCATGAGCGCATTCAACGTCGGCGACATCGACGTACTCGTGTGTACCACCGTCGTGGAGGTCGGCGTGGACGTGCCGAACGCGACGGTCATGGTGATCGTCGACGCCGAGCGTTTCGGTGTCAGCCAACTACATCAGCTGCGTGGCCGAGTGGGGCGTGGAAAACACCAGGGACTGTGCATTCTCGTGACGGGAAGCAGCCCCGGCGGACCGGCGTACGAGCGACTATCCGCGGTAGCTGCCACCAACGACGGCTTCGAACTGGCGCAACTCGATCTCGCGACGCGCCGTGAGGGAGACATCCTCGGAGCTGCCCAATCCGGCACGACATCCAACCTGCGATTGCTCTCGCTCATTGCGCACGGTGACATTCTCGAATCCGCGCGAGATTTCGCGACCGGGATTGTCGAACGGGACCCGACGCTCGCCCAGCATCCCGCACTGGCGTCGATGGTGAGCGCCGCCCTGGACTCCGATCGGATCGAGTATCTCGAGAAATCGTGA
- a CDS encoding pyruvate carboxylase yields the protein MFSKVLVANRGEIAIRAFRAAYELGAGTVAVFPYEDRNSIHRLKSDESYQIGEKGHPVRAYLSVEEIVAAAQNAGADAIYPGYGFLSENPDLSAACAAAGIKFVGPSAEILELTGNKARAIAAAKAAGLPVLASSEPSSDIDELLAAAEDMTFPIFVKAVAGGGGRGMRRVAERSLLKESIEAAAREAESAFGDPTVFLEQAVIDPRHIEVQILADEHGNVIHLFERDCSLQRRHQKVIELAPAPNLSEELRAKICADAVAFAKQIGYTCAGTVEFLLDTRGNHVFIEMNPRIQVEHTVTEEVTDVDLVQSQLLIASGSTLDDLGLTQDSIKLRGAALQCRITTEDPANGFRPDTGRITAYRTPGGAGIRLDGGATLGAEVGAYFDSMLVKLTCRGRDLEAAVARARRAVTEFRIRGVSTNIPFLQAVLDDPDFKAGRVTTSFIEERPHLLTQRSSADRGTKILTYLADVTVNKPHGERPSAVYPQDKLPNIDLSTPPPAGSRQRLLELGPEGFAKALREQKAVAVTDTTFRDAHQSLLATRVRTSGLLDVAGHVARLTPELLSIEAWGGATYDVGLRFLHEDPWYRLAALREAIPNINLQMLLRGRNTVGYTPYPEKVTRAFVQEATDTGIDIFRIFDALNNVDQMRPAIDAVRETGTALAEVALSYTGDLSDPNETLYTLDYYLKLAEEIVDAGAHVLAIKDMAGLLRAPAATKLVTALRSNFDLPVHVHTHDTPGGQLATYFAAWQAGADAVDGASAALAGTTSQPALSAIVAAAAHSEFDTGLNLQNVCDLEPYWEALRKVYAPFESGLPAPTGRVYTHEIPGGQLSNLRTQAVALGLGDRFEEVEAKYADADRMLGHLVKVTPSSKVVGDLALHLVGAGVPSEEFAADPAKFDIPDSVVGFLRGELGTPPGGWPEPFRSKALEGRGPAKPETPLSAADEALLEGSSKDRQGALNRLLFPGPTKEFLEHRDKYGDTSRLSANQFFYGLRRGEEHRVELTPGVQLIIGLEAISEPDERGYRTVMCILNGQLRPVSIRDRSIASDVPVAEKADKNNPGHVAAPFAGVVTLAVAEGQKIEAGDTVATIEAMKMEAAITSPRGGIVSRIAISAVQQVEGGDLLVVVSTGESAAE from the coding sequence ATGTTCTCCAAAGTGCTCGTCGCGAACCGCGGCGAAATTGCGATCCGTGCATTCCGTGCCGCCTACGAACTAGGTGCTGGAACTGTTGCGGTGTTCCCGTACGAGGATCGGAACTCGATCCACCGTCTGAAGTCCGATGAGAGTTATCAGATCGGGGAGAAGGGCCACCCGGTTCGGGCGTACCTGTCGGTGGAGGAGATCGTGGCCGCGGCACAAAATGCCGGTGCCGATGCGATCTATCCGGGCTACGGGTTCCTGTCCGAGAATCCGGATCTGTCGGCGGCGTGCGCGGCGGCGGGCATCAAGTTCGTCGGCCCGTCCGCGGAGATCCTCGAGCTGACCGGTAACAAGGCGCGGGCGATTGCAGCGGCGAAGGCTGCGGGTCTTCCGGTGCTGGCGTCGTCGGAGCCCTCGTCCGATATCGACGAGTTGCTCGCTGCCGCGGAGGACATGACGTTCCCGATTTTCGTGAAGGCCGTCGCCGGTGGTGGTGGCCGCGGTATGCGCCGCGTCGCCGAGCGGTCCCTGCTCAAGGAATCCATCGAAGCCGCGGCGCGTGAAGCGGAATCCGCTTTCGGTGATCCGACGGTGTTCCTCGAGCAGGCTGTCATCGACCCTCGCCACATCGAGGTGCAGATCCTCGCCGACGAGCACGGCAATGTCATTCACCTTTTCGAGCGTGACTGCTCGTTGCAGCGTCGCCACCAGAAGGTGATCGAGCTTGCTCCGGCCCCGAATCTGTCGGAGGAGTTGCGGGCCAAGATCTGCGCTGACGCTGTGGCTTTCGCGAAGCAGATCGGGTACACGTGCGCCGGTACGGTGGAGTTCCTTCTCGATACGCGTGGCAATCACGTGTTCATCGAGATGAATCCGCGAATCCAGGTGGAGCACACGGTCACCGAGGAGGTCACCGATGTCGATCTGGTCCAGTCGCAGCTGCTCATCGCTTCGGGTTCGACACTCGACGACTTGGGTTTGACGCAGGATTCGATCAAGCTGCGCGGCGCGGCGTTGCAGTGCCGTATCACCACGGAGGACCCGGCCAACGGGTTTCGCCCGGACACGGGCCGGATTACCGCGTACCGCACCCCGGGCGGCGCCGGTATCCGTCTCGACGGCGGCGCGACTCTCGGCGCCGAGGTCGGTGCGTACTTCGACTCCATGCTCGTCAAGCTCACCTGCCGTGGGCGCGACCTCGAGGCCGCTGTGGCGCGGGCGCGCCGCGCGGTCACGGAGTTCCGTATCCGTGGTGTGTCGACGAATATCCCGTTCCTGCAGGCGGTTCTCGACGACCCGGACTTCAAGGCGGGCCGGGTGACCACCTCGTTCATCGAGGAACGTCCGCACCTGTTGACGCAGCGTTCCTCGGCGGACCGCGGTACCAAGATCCTCACGTACCTTGCCGACGTCACGGTCAACAAGCCGCATGGTGAGCGTCCGTCGGCGGTATATCCGCAGGACAAGTTGCCGAACATCGACCTGTCGACGCCGCCGCCGGCCGGTAGCCGTCAGCGGTTGCTCGAGCTCGGGCCGGAAGGCTTCGCGAAGGCGCTGCGCGAGCAGAAGGCCGTTGCAGTTACCGACACCACGTTCCGTGACGCACACCAGTCGCTGTTGGCGACGCGCGTGCGGACCAGCGGCCTGCTCGACGTCGCCGGTCACGTTGCCCGGTTGACGCCGGAGTTGCTGTCCATCGAGGCGTGGGGCGGCGCGACCTACGATGTGGGACTTCGTTTCCTGCACGAGGATCCGTGGTACCGCCTCGCGGCGCTGCGTGAAGCGATCCCGAACATCAACCTGCAGATGTTGCTGCGTGGTCGAAACACGGTGGGCTACACGCCGTATCCGGAAAAGGTCACCCGCGCGTTCGTGCAGGAAGCCACCGACACCGGTATCGACATCTTCCGAATCTTCGACGCGCTCAACAACGTCGACCAGATGCGGCCCGCCATCGACGCGGTCCGTGAGACCGGTACGGCTCTCGCGGAGGTTGCGTTGAGTTACACCGGCGACCTGTCGGATCCGAACGAAACGCTCTACACCCTCGACTACTACCTGAAGCTGGCCGAGGAAATCGTCGACGCCGGCGCTCACGTGTTGGCGATCAAGGACATGGCCGGTCTGCTCCGCGCGCCGGCCGCGACGAAGCTCGTGACCGCGTTGCGCTCGAACTTCGATCTGCCGGTGCACGTGCACACGCACGACACCCCCGGTGGGCAGTTGGCGACGTACTTCGCTGCCTGGCAGGCGGGCGCCGACGCTGTCGACGGCGCGTCGGCGGCGTTGGCGGGCACCACCAGCCAGCCCGCGCTCTCGGCGATCGTGGCGGCCGCGGCGCATTCGGAGTTCGACACCGGACTGAATTTGCAGAACGTGTGCGACCTCGAGCCGTACTGGGAGGCGCTGCGAAAGGTGTACGCGCCGTTCGAGTCCGGGCTACCGGCCCCGACCGGACGTGTCTACACGCACGAGATCCCCGGCGGTCAGCTCTCCAACCTCCGCACTCAGGCAGTGGCATTGGGCCTCGGTGACCGCTTCGAGGAAGTCGAAGCGAAGTACGCCGACGCCGACCGCATGCTCGGGCACCTGGTGAAGGTGACGCCGTCGTCGAAGGTTGTGGGCGACCTCGCCCTGCACCTCGTCGGCGCGGGTGTTCCGTCGGAAGAGTTTGCCGCGGACCCGGCGAAGTTCGACATCCCCGACTCGGTTGTCGGGTTCCTGCGCGGTGAGTTGGGTACCCCGCCCGGCGGCTGGCCGGAACCGTTCCGCAGCAAGGCACTAGAGGGTCGCGGCCCGGCCAAGCCGGAAACACCGCTCTCCGCTGCCGACGAGGCACTGCTCGAAGGTTCGTCGAAGGACCGTCAGGGCGCGTTGAACCGTCTGCTGTTCCCCGGCCCGACCAAGGAATTCCTCGAGCACCGCGACAAGTACGGGGACACGTCCCGGCTCTCGGCGAACCAGTTCTTCTACGGCCTGCGCCGCGGCGAGGAGCATCGCGTCGAACTGACGCCGGGTGTTCAGTTGATCATCGGGCTCGAAGCGATCTCCGAACCCGACGAGCGTGGTTACCGCACTGTCATGTGCATCCTCAACGGGCAGTTGCGTCCGGTGTCCATCCGGGACCGGTCCATCGCCAGCGATGTGCCGGTGGCCGAGAAGGCCGACAAGAACAACCCAGGTCACGTCGCGGCGCCGTTCGCCGGTGTTGTCACGCTGGCTGTCGCGGAAGGTCAGAAGATCGAGGCCGGAGACACCGTCGCCACGATCGAAGCGATGAAGATGGAAGCGGCGATCACCTCACCGCGCGGCGGCATCGTCTCCCGCATCGCGATCAGCGCAGTCCAGCAGGTCGAAGGCGGTGACCTCCTCGTGGTCGTCTCCACCGGGGAGAGCGCCGCAGAGTGA
- a CDS encoding thiamine-phosphate kinase: protein MLISSSGSTSHEQASSSPRTVAQVGEFDVIARSLVGRIQPLTTELGPGDDAAIVTAADGRVVISSDMLVEGRHFRLDWSAPRDVGRKAVAQNAADIVSMGARPSAFTVSLGCPPSTPIDVMDEISSGIWDAATDLGAGIVGGDLVQSQEIVVSVTVLGDLGGRRAVMRSGAQVGDRVAVAGLFGCSAAGLALLLAGDRSFPDLLALHRVPAPPYESAWAAADTAHSMTDISDGVIADLRHLAVASGVQVRIDSGAVPTSADVPKAAAALTLDPLEWILEGGEDHGFAATFAAGEDLPVGWTVVGDVVAGAGVVVDGELRESGGGWHSFSATGTTAV, encoded by the coding sequence GTGCTCATCTCGTCATCAGGATCGACCTCGCATGAACAGGCATCTTCATCGCCCCGCACGGTTGCGCAGGTGGGGGAGTTCGACGTGATCGCCCGCTCTCTTGTCGGTCGGATTCAACCGCTGACGACGGAGTTGGGTCCCGGTGACGATGCGGCGATTGTCACTGCGGCCGACGGCCGGGTCGTCATTTCCTCGGACATGCTGGTCGAGGGGCGGCATTTTCGGCTGGACTGGTCCGCGCCTCGCGACGTCGGGCGCAAGGCGGTGGCGCAGAACGCCGCCGACATCGTGTCGATGGGTGCGCGACCGAGCGCCTTCACGGTGTCGTTGGGTTGCCCACCGTCTACTCCCATCGACGTGATGGACGAAATATCCTCGGGAATCTGGGATGCTGCAACGGATCTCGGTGCCGGCATCGTCGGTGGGGATTTAGTGCAATCGCAGGAGATTGTCGTCTCGGTGACTGTCCTCGGCGACCTGGGTGGCCGACGGGCAGTCATGCGGTCCGGTGCCCAGGTGGGTGACCGTGTTGCCGTTGCCGGGTTGTTCGGTTGTTCGGCAGCAGGTTTGGCGTTGCTACTTGCAGGCGATCGATCGTTCCCGGACTTGCTGGCGCTCCACCGTGTTCCGGCGCCGCCGTACGAGTCTGCGTGGGCCGCGGCCGACACTGCTCACTCGATGACCGATATCTCGGACGGGGTGATCGCTGATCTTCGCCACCTCGCGGTGGCGTCGGGCGTCCAGGTCCGCATCGATTCCGGTGCTGTGCCGACATCGGCCGACGTGCCGAAAGCCGCAGCGGCTCTGACGCTCGATCCACTGGAGTGGATACTCGAAGGTGGCGAAGATCACGGTTTTGCCGCGACCTTTGCAGCGGGTGAAGATCTGCCTGTGGGGTGGACCGTCGTCGGGGACGTCGTTGCCGGCGCCGGAGTTGTGGTGGACGGCGAACTCCGTGAATCCGGCGGCGGCTGGCACAGCTTTTCGGCTACGGGCACCACCGCGGTATAG